Proteins from a single region of Desulfovibrio sp. JC022:
- a CDS encoding patatin-like phospholipase family protein, with protein sequence MEENNAPESPKDKTGTEERENIKKSPERPSVALIIGSEGIKSFCALPFIEYLQQEKVNLDLVIGVSGGALLAGFMGAGYDLKQIQEVFSKTVDPRFYTDVDYNSVLDIASTGMGKFTAESGILKTDCLRRTYETLFKKTNISDLSPKTLISTTDLETGKPVILEEGNLAQAIYASSAIYPLMPPGNVDGKRLIDGAFSSPVPIMECVKRQIDIIIAIYFDDACNPEPDSFVSSYFNTSRIFKRSILTSQLPLSIDLHHHEIIPVYIKHPRPIELWEVNKLTEIVHAGKVAFTNKKSDFNEAVSEFKTKTKQREAERQKKEAEKKLAQAKIAAEDKKHEEAVEKMKNAATAKKKTQQPQTAPHPDASKPEKKRTFKIIKSRKERKGSGS encoded by the coding sequence ATGGAAGAGAATAATGCCCCGGAGTCCCCGAAAGATAAAACCGGAACAGAAGAGCGGGAGAATATAAAAAAATCTCCTGAGCGTCCTTCTGTCGCCCTGATTATCGGTTCGGAAGGCATCAAGTCCTTCTGTGCCCTGCCTTTTATCGAATACCTGCAACAGGAAAAGGTCAATCTGGATCTTGTTATCGGGGTAAGCGGAGGTGCGCTTCTGGCCGGTTTCATGGGGGCGGGCTATGACCTCAAACAGATTCAGGAAGTCTTCTCCAAAACCGTGGACCCTCGTTTTTACACTGACGTGGACTACAACTCCGTGCTGGACATTGCCAGCACCGGTATGGGCAAATTCACAGCTGAATCAGGTATCCTGAAAACAGACTGCCTGCGCCGTACCTACGAAACCCTGTTCAAAAAAACGAATATTTCCGACCTCTCCCCCAAAACCCTGATCTCCACCACCGACCTTGAAACCGGCAAACCGGTCATCCTTGAAGAAGGCAACCTAGCTCAGGCAATCTATGCCAGCAGTGCCATCTATCCGCTCATGCCTCCGGGCAATGTGGACGGTAAACGACTCATTGACGGCGCATTTTCATCACCAGTGCCGATAATGGAATGTGTGAAAAGACAGATCGACATCATCATCGCCATTTATTTTGATGATGCCTGCAACCCGGAGCCGGACAGCTTTGTATCCAGCTATTTCAACACCTCACGCATCTTCAAACGCTCCATCCTGACCAGCCAGCTTCCCCTTTCAATTGACCTGCACCATCACGAAATCATTCCGGTTTATATCAAACATCCCCGGCCCATTGAACTCTGGGAGGTTAATAAACTCACTGAAATCGTGCATGCCGGAAAAGTAGCCTTTACCAATAAAAAGTCAGATTTTAATGAAGCTGTCTCGGAATTCAAAACCAAGACGAAACAGCGCGAAGCAGAACGCCAGAAAAAAGAAGCCGAGAAAAAGCTGGCGCAGGCAAAAATCGCAGCCGAAGATAAAAAGCACGAAGAGGCTGTGGAAAAAATGAAAAACGCAGCAACAGCAAAGAAGAAAACACAGCAGCCACAAACAGCTCCACACCCAGATGCATCGAAACCGGAAAAAAAGCGAACTTTCAAAATCATCAAGTCACGCAAAGAACGCAAAGGAAGCGGGTCATGA
- a CDS encoding ABC transporter substrate-binding protein yields the protein MKILTSLLVIFCLMSSPLHADEIVLGTIFGLKGSQAPTAQEALNGALLAVQKINNSKSGTKIRLEVESSAGETTGILNSANKLAQSKGIIAATGIIDDNTALTAGPAFQAVQLPFLCTGAQADALSYAGTNIFTLAVPDIRTGQLLAEFACNIMQISNILLVRSDLADSTARQADSFARRFKQNKGNIMAEMRITEPDPDLSFISEKLKDLAPPPPANSTVINETVGASDFVDSAVGLTIQKRDTNPAKPQVEAVVVFAPARIGAKLLEQLKNDRQVYPILGGTSFDNVPMQQTMKAYPSRIYFASQAAMDREAPLVRSFVNSYKSLFGSTPETGYAALGFDSVMLLAATAKRHGSTSTAIRNGLPLIKDFEGVCGKISFQENGAEKPLYIMQVESGQKSMATSLD from the coding sequence ATGAAAATTTTAACTTCATTGCTGGTCATATTCTGCTTGATGAGTTCTCCGCTTCATGCCGATGAAATCGTGCTGGGTACAATTTTCGGACTTAAGGGCAGCCAAGCCCCCACTGCACAGGAAGCCTTGAACGGTGCGTTGCTGGCAGTCCAGAAAATTAATAATTCCAAAAGCGGAACTAAGATCAGGCTGGAAGTGGAATCCAGCGCCGGTGAAACCACTGGAATCCTGAACAGTGCGAACAAGCTGGCCCAGTCCAAGGGAATCATAGCCGCCACCGGGATCATCGACGACAACACAGCACTCACCGCAGGGCCCGCATTTCAGGCCGTACAGCTCCCCTTTTTATGTACCGGGGCACAGGCTGACGCGCTCTCCTACGCCGGGACAAATATCTTCACTCTTGCCGTACCGGATATCAGAACCGGACAATTGTTGGCGGAATTCGCATGCAACATAATGCAGATCAGTAACATCCTGCTGGTCCGTTCTGATCTTGCGGACAGCACCGCCCGACAGGCAGACAGCTTTGCCCGCCGTTTCAAGCAGAACAAAGGCAATATAATGGCTGAAATGCGCATCACCGAACCGGACCCGGATTTATCTTTCATCAGTGAAAAACTGAAAGACCTTGCCCCGCCGCCGCCAGCAAACAGCACTGTTATCAATGAAACAGTAGGAGCCAGTGACTTTGTGGACAGCGCGGTAGGTCTCACCATCCAAAAAAGAGATACAAACCCCGCCAAGCCGCAAGTGGAAGCGGTGGTAGTCTTCGCCCCGGCCCGCATCGGGGCAAAGCTGCTTGAACAGCTCAAAAATGACCGGCAGGTCTATCCTATCCTCGGTGGGACTTCATTTGACAATGTCCCCATGCAGCAGACCATGAAAGCATACCCGTCAAGAATCTACTTTGCCTCGCAAGCGGCCATGGACCGCGAAGCACCGCTGGTCCGCTCATTTGTAAACTCTTACAAATCTCTTTTCGGAAGCACGCCCGAAACAGGATATGCCGCACTGGGCTTTGATTCCGTCATGCTTTTAGCAGCCACTGCGAAAAGGCACGGCTCAACGTCAACGGCAATCCGTAACGGACTGCCGCTTATCAAAGATTTCGAAGGAGTCTGTGGAAAGATTTCTTTTCAGGAAAATGGTGCGGAAAAACCGCTCTACATCATGCAGGTGGAGTCTGGACAGAAATCCATGGCGACCAGTTTGGACTAA
- a CDS encoding PAS domain S-box protein, translated as MIECKTFCRTWVLSPIFPIALILGIAAFGSAYRESATHMELLRNVESSFVRSTAVSTELEMNKMISGLRFLMGHDSLHKLDEEQKEVSFSILKDEFRHFSNVSGRFDQIRILDTGGMEVVRVNYGDDGAYFVEGSDLQDKSERYYFKEAIRLGPEQFYVSPFDLNVEKGKVEEPFKPMMRAAAPLFDADGNKTGVLVVNFLAQNTLVNLDHVSCGSRGKLMFLNQAGQWLLGGSEDCNWSFMFPDRKQCSFEDLYPGIWARIYENESGQFLTDDGLFTFKTIVLSPQENGETVAGAESYKVRKWKLVTHVSSGEVWKQSTLPYVLATVIYIPVLWLMVVITASKRRKDLELEHSLSEFEALFENSAIGIAYMKSLRVVHRVNSRFCEVVGYQLDELQGESTKKLYLSEKIFADFWKSVKSPLEEGKIVQRELQLRHKDGSVVWGSVTGRGVAPPELEKGIIWTLEDISGRKDLENLREDVDRIMRHDLKAPLNGIINLPVIIAEEGGLNEEQVQCLKMIEEAGMRMLNQINSSLNLYQIETGTYRYVPEVIDIKFILLKIVREYERFAAANDIKIILQFDDEQIQEGDDPLLVKGRDDFCQSMFSNILKNALEASPSGEQVTVSIFGGDVPVVKIHNFGSVPAEIHEVFFEKYSTSGKKNGLGLGSYSARLLMEAQLGKIEMETSAETGTAISFIFHNG; from the coding sequence ATGATTGAATGTAAAACATTTTGCCGTACCTGGGTATTGAGCCCTATTTTTCCTATTGCTCTTATTCTCGGAATCGCTGCGTTCGGCAGTGCTTACCGGGAGTCCGCAACACATATGGAATTGCTTCGCAATGTTGAGTCTTCTTTTGTCCGGTCTACAGCGGTCAGTACCGAACTGGAAATGAACAAGATGATTTCCGGCTTACGTTTTTTGATGGGGCATGACTCTTTGCATAAGCTTGATGAAGAGCAAAAGGAAGTCTCTTTTTCTATTCTTAAAGATGAATTTCGCCATTTTTCAAATGTTTCCGGCCGATTTGATCAGATTAGAATTCTTGATACAGGCGGAATGGAGGTCGTGAGGGTTAACTACGGAGATGACGGCGCATATTTTGTTGAAGGGAGTGATCTTCAGGATAAGTCTGAAAGGTATTATTTCAAAGAGGCAATCAGGCTTGGTCCCGAACAGTTTTATGTTTCGCCATTTGATCTGAATGTTGAGAAGGGAAAGGTTGAAGAGCCTTTCAAGCCCATGATGCGTGCTGCTGCCCCTCTTTTTGATGCTGATGGAAACAAGACCGGTGTGCTGGTTGTGAATTTTCTTGCTCAGAATACATTGGTGAATTTGGATCATGTTTCCTGTGGTTCGCGCGGTAAACTTATGTTCTTGAATCAAGCCGGGCAGTGGCTTTTGGGTGGTTCTGAAGATTGCAACTGGTCTTTTATGTTTCCAGACAGGAAGCAGTGTTCGTTTGAAGATTTGTATCCTGGAATTTGGGCACGTATTTATGAAAATGAGTCCGGGCAGTTTCTTACCGATGATGGGCTGTTTACTTTTAAGACAATAGTTCTTTCACCCCAAGAAAATGGCGAAACTGTCGCTGGTGCTGAGTCTTATAAAGTGCGGAAATGGAAGCTGGTAACGCATGTCTCTTCCGGTGAAGTTTGGAAACAATCTACTTTGCCATATGTACTGGCGACGGTAATATATATTCCGGTGTTGTGGCTCATGGTTGTAATTACAGCTTCTAAACGGCGTAAAGACTTGGAACTCGAGCACTCTCTTTCCGAATTTGAGGCACTCTTCGAAAACAGTGCCATCGGTATCGCCTATATGAAATCGTTAAGGGTCGTTCACAGGGTAAATTCTCGGTTTTGTGAGGTGGTAGGGTATCAGCTTGATGAACTTCAGGGTGAGAGTACTAAAAAGTTATATCTTTCTGAAAAGATTTTTGCTGATTTTTGGAAGTCAGTCAAAAGCCCTCTTGAAGAGGGGAAAATTGTTCAACGTGAATTGCAGCTCAGGCATAAGGACGGAAGTGTTGTCTGGGGTAGTGTCACAGGGCGCGGAGTGGCACCGCCTGAGCTTGAAAAAGGTATTATCTGGACTTTGGAGGATATTTCAGGCCGTAAGGATCTGGAAAATCTCCGGGAAGATGTGGATAGAATAATGCGCCATGATCTCAAAGCTCCCTTGAACGGTATCATCAATCTTCCTGTGATTATTGCTGAGGAAGGCGGGCTTAATGAAGAGCAGGTCCAGTGTCTCAAAATGATTGAGGAGGCTGGGATGCGAATGCTGAACCAGATTAATTCTTCATTGAACCTCTATCAGATTGAAACTGGAACATATAGGTATGTTCCGGAAGTGATAGATATTAAATTTATTTTGTTGAAAATTGTCCGGGAGTATGAACGTTTTGCCGCTGCAAATGATATTAAAATCATATTGCAGTTCGATGATGAGCAGATACAGGAAGGGGATGATCCTTTACTGGTTAAAGGAAGGGATGACTTTTGTCAGTCCATGTTTTCCAATATTTTAAAGAATGCTTTAGAAGCTTCACCAAGTGGTGAGCAGGTCACGGTTTCTATTTTTGGTGGTGATGTTCCTGTTGTGAAAATTCATAATTTCGGGAGTGTTCCTGCTGAAATACACGAGGTTTTTTTTGAGAAGTATTCAACTTCAGGTAAGAAAAATGGTCTTGGGCTTGGGAGTTACAGTGCCCGGTTGCTGATGGAAGCCCAGCTTGGTAAAATTGAAATGGAAACCTCTGCGGAGACAGGTACTGCAATCTCATTTATTTTTCATAATGGATAG
- a CDS encoding TVP38/TMEM64 family protein, producing the protein MHSKKIFLHGIMVALAVGVLSFAAEHYGQGHLSGLTAWIEASGNLAPFLFVAINVVGMVLVIPQTLFTVVAGVLFGAVKGTGMCLLSMAVGSSISFFLGRFVLRGRVFKKFRTDPNFMKMEMLSRKHPLKVLALSRIVPVVPYSVANYLWAATGVRFLPFLIMSVVCLIPETVFLTAGGHLLSSGVRMGTVNWEMLGVLAVAAALIFFLVRAVRHSLDEDESEG; encoded by the coding sequence ATGCATTCAAAAAAAATATTTCTGCATGGAATAATGGTTGCGTTGGCCGTCGGTGTGCTTTCATTTGCAGCTGAGCATTATGGGCAAGGGCATCTATCCGGTCTGACAGCATGGATTGAGGCTAGTGGAAATTTAGCCCCGTTTTTGTTTGTCGCCATAAATGTTGTGGGCATGGTGCTGGTTATTCCCCAGACCCTTTTTACTGTTGTGGCCGGGGTTCTTTTCGGCGCGGTCAAGGGAACTGGTATGTGTCTGCTGAGCATGGCAGTGGGATCGTCCATATCTTTTTTTCTGGGCCGGTTTGTGTTGCGGGGGCGAGTGTTTAAGAAGTTTCGCACTGATCCTAATTTTATGAAAATGGAGATGCTCAGCCGCAAACATCCGCTCAAAGTCCTGGCTTTGAGCAGGATTGTCCCCGTGGTTCCATATTCAGTGGCTAATTACCTCTGGGCGGCTACAGGAGTGCGTTTTTTGCCATTTTTGATCATGAGTGTGGTTTGCCTGATTCCTGAAACTGTATTTCTGACAGCCGGAGGGCACTTGCTTTCTTCCGGGGTGCGTATGGGGACCGTTAACTGGGAAATGCTTGGGGTGCTGGCTGTTGCGGCTGCGCTGATATTTTTTCTCGTGCGGGCCGTGCGGCACAGTTTGGATGAAGACGAAAGTGAGGGGTAG
- a CDS encoding YcaO-like family protein, protein MRYELKLMDTLSGTGCFAAFPGPNLSFSEVLAHLETHPHDEFMHRHMLEMLGKHRTRKIQKLIKEIKGDPKKKVLAALIYEAVITHPRLASLRTEVQATFDAEELKEFSPTLHLRSHLLADQPLHNKWTCIFSDNMEMHECLPTMEEAGIEPLYSKEDLPSKDFTTASTIREKLEAENNLPPAKERAPIEEVTANANKKLEAVDVFMGPQMRQKGCLSPFAVLHHWMVENRTDNGSLSNSLRAMQTSYGRGFTFEQACVSCAMEVAERVSSYASIGKSGIANRTATLPVIKGSYEEISKEGPAINPDDLGLETPYENQQLWWMPAEKFDGKKHVQAQVPVQHVFLFCNLDEQNLFSGLSSTGLASGNTMAEARLSGLLEVLERDSDSTIPFDKEKCFTIKTDDEEVQKHLNALEQSGIKVWFQDMTSELGVPCYTAFAMGKHGDINNGGGCSLSGKRALLSALTEIPYPLPGPPTAEVPEGLPVRKLEDLPDLSTGSAEGDVMVIENTLTANGFAPYYVDLTRKDLEIPVTRAIIPGLEIVSDLDKFSRISKRLYRNYLDMKNLL, encoded by the coding sequence ATGCGCTACGAACTTAAACTCATGGACACACTTTCCGGAACCGGATGCTTTGCCGCGTTCCCCGGTCCCAACCTGAGCTTCTCCGAAGTACTGGCCCACTTGGAAACACATCCGCATGACGAATTCATGCATCGTCATATGCTTGAAATGCTCGGAAAACACCGCACCCGCAAGATCCAGAAGCTGATCAAGGAAATCAAGGGCGACCCTAAAAAGAAAGTACTCGCCGCGCTTATCTACGAAGCTGTCATCACTCACCCCCGCCTCGCCTCCCTGCGTACCGAGGTGCAAGCAACCTTTGACGCTGAAGAGCTCAAGGAATTCAGTCCGACCCTGCATCTGCGTTCCCACCTGCTGGCTGACCAGCCGTTGCACAACAAATGGACCTGTATTTTCTCCGACAACATGGAAATGCATGAATGCCTGCCCACAATGGAAGAAGCGGGAATTGAGCCACTCTACAGCAAAGAAGACCTGCCATCCAAAGATTTCACCACCGCCTCCACTATTCGTGAAAAGCTGGAAGCTGAAAACAACCTGCCCCCGGCCAAAGAACGCGCCCCTATTGAGGAAGTAACAGCCAACGCCAACAAGAAACTTGAAGCTGTAGACGTATTCATGGGCCCCCAGATGCGCCAAAAGGGATGCCTCAGCCCCTTTGCAGTACTCCATCATTGGATGGTTGAAAACCGCACTGACAACGGAAGCCTGAGTAACTCCCTGCGCGCCATGCAGACCAGTTATGGACGTGGATTCACCTTTGAGCAGGCCTGTGTCTCCTGTGCCATGGAAGTAGCCGAAAGGGTTAGTTCCTATGCCAGTATCGGCAAATCCGGGATTGCGAACCGCACTGCCACACTGCCCGTAATTAAAGGATCATACGAAGAAATTTCCAAGGAAGGACCGGCAATCAACCCGGACGATCTCGGGCTTGAAACTCCGTACGAGAATCAGCAATTATGGTGGATGCCGGCGGAAAAATTTGACGGGAAAAAACATGTACAGGCACAAGTTCCGGTGCAGCACGTTTTCCTGTTCTGCAACCTTGATGAACAGAACCTGTTCAGCGGCCTCAGCTCCACCGGACTTGCTTCCGGCAACACCATGGCTGAAGCGCGCCTCAGCGGACTGCTGGAAGTTCTGGAACGTGACAGCGATTCCACCATCCCCTTTGATAAGGAAAAATGCTTCACCATTAAAACCGATGATGAAGAAGTACAGAAGCATCTCAATGCGCTGGAACAAAGCGGAATCAAGGTCTGGTTTCAAGATATGACCTCCGAACTTGGCGTTCCCTGTTACACCGCCTTTGCAATGGGCAAGCACGGAGACATCAACAATGGCGGCGGCTGTTCGCTTTCCGGCAAACGCGCTCTACTCTCAGCACTGACCGAAATTCCTTACCCCCTCCCCGGACCTCCAACTGCCGAAGTGCCCGAAGGACTTCCGGTCCGCAAACTGGAAGATCTTCCCGACCTGAGTACTGGAAGCGCGGAAGGTGATGTGATGGTCATTGAAAACACACTGACTGCCAACGGCTTCGCCCCATACTACGTGGACCTGACCCGTAAGGATCTCGAAATCCCGGTAACAAGGGCAATCATACCCGGCCTAGAAATTGTTTCAGACCTCGACAAGTTCTCGAGAATCAGCAAAAGACTGTACCGGAACTATCTCGACATGAAAAATCTTTTGTAA
- a CDS encoding HD domain-containing phosphohydrolase, translating to MIDEKTLLDSSILIVDDNPTNIVLLENILERKGYENYTSTADPRTVVPLNAEEHFDLILLDIRMPHMSGIEVLEALKEQIKDEFLPVLVLTAQTDEKTRQEALEAGATDFLTKPFQFWEVLLRIKNMLESRYYYKQQVERGDILEAEVRRRTKAIRETQLEVVQRLGRAGEFRDNQTGAHVMRVSKVAEIIARGMGFDDEACEIILYASPMHDVGKIAIPDSILLKPGPLTPEEWEIMKSHSAVGGEIMGDHPSEVIWAASQIARYHHERWDGQGYPEGLKGDVIPIFARITAISDVFDALTSARPYKTACPMDEAVEYIKKESGKHFDPRVVNVFLNCLSEIFAVREEFPDD from the coding sequence ATGATTGATGAGAAAACATTACTTGATTCCAGCATATTGATTGTTGATGACAATCCTACGAATATTGTGTTGCTGGAGAATATACTTGAGCGCAAGGGGTATGAAAATTACACTTCTACCGCCGATCCACGGACTGTGGTTCCCCTTAACGCTGAAGAGCATTTTGATTTGATCCTGCTGGATATCAGGATGCCGCATATGAGTGGAATAGAGGTTCTAGAGGCTTTGAAAGAACAGATTAAGGATGAATTTTTGCCTGTTCTTGTGCTTACAGCGCAGACTGATGAGAAGACTCGGCAGGAAGCTCTTGAGGCCGGAGCAACCGATTTTTTGACTAAGCCCTTTCAGTTCTGGGAAGTTCTATTACGGATCAAAAATATGCTGGAGAGCCGGTATTACTACAAGCAGCAGGTAGAGCGCGGGGATATACTTGAGGCTGAGGTCCGGCGCAGGACAAAGGCTATCCGCGAAACTCAGCTTGAGGTTGTACAAAGACTGGGGCGGGCCGGGGAATTTCGGGATAATCAGACCGGGGCACACGTTATGCGGGTGAGTAAGGTGGCGGAGATTATTGCCCGTGGAATGGGGTTTGATGACGAGGCTTGCGAGATTATACTTTACGCCAGTCCCATGCATGATGTGGGCAAGATCGCCATACCTGATTCCATTTTACTTAAACCAGGACCGTTGACCCCAGAAGAGTGGGAGATCATGAAATCCCATTCAGCCGTAGGCGGGGAAATTATGGGTGATCATCCCTCGGAAGTTATCTGGGCTGCTTCCCAGATTGCCAGATATCATCATGAAAGATGGGACGGGCAGGGCTACCCAGAGGGATTAAAGGGAGATGTCATTCCTATTTTCGCCCGCATAACTGCAATAAGCGATGTTTTTGATGCCTTGACCTCTGCTCGCCCTTATAAAACAGCATGTCCCATGGATGAGGCGGTAGAATATATTAAAAAAGAATCGGGTAAGCACTTCGACCCCAGAGTGGTTAATGTCTTTCTGAATTGTCTTTCTGAAATTTTTGCTGTCCGGGAGGAGTTTCCGGATGATTAG
- a CDS encoding ATP-binding protein yields the protein MLNKKLSGLLKEQITFKVLLLCLIFFMAFAVIFVVDRVQLNTLDRYDREISNQQARSELGKAIMHRLLMIELGVARMLDTTDLRKVEVINSDINHSLSKLGDTLTVLQSGGTFKNSFPANFYDKDKVDEQITFHREKGAGYAMEVIDLNPKVFELEEAIAGIYSALRKMLSEKEQPLHEKVHDALDFRAMQIAALILRARESSSKIFHETQIEIERLDLLKKQASSRMNSTRIAVLAFTLPVCLFLFFRILFNIRSILDDREAKSRNLEEAKLAIETILDSIPVGMAIVNERREVIKVNSEALRLFEADSVDKVLGTRCDKVFCLSSEDSCPFICEFEGPYVNEVEIKTATGRKITVLKNAAYITLSGERLILEAFMDISQRIEMEKRLKDQQDYTNAVLQGVQAGVVVIASSTHTIVDMNETAARIIGVNREDALGAVCHKYICPAEVGKCPVTDLGQGIDHAVRRLANGKSVLKTVVPFKRGGDSFLLESFVDVTDRISAEEQLKNALKSADSVSKAKTEFLSRMSHELRTPLNAIVGFSDIVLSCEDDEVTSKIRSHVKHIAAAGQHLLKMITEVLDFSMIESGNIAICLEPVTAGEIIQESTVLLEQQALECGVAIHVDSSVEDLPELNVDRTRFKQVLINLLSNGIKYNHEGGKVEISGVVRGNEVLLAVADTGIGIPESRHEDLFKPFSRFSDKEFEIEGTGIGLAISRQLIEAMGGSIIFSSLEGRGTTFTVTIPVLVAGIDDIVFEPDVIDSEDDLPTILFIEDDTATLEEFRGLVSGWGGCALIVRKTIAKGMRAVSLLRPDVVIVSEELAGEFVEGIIAEIREQGSGEWAPFIALLGSGSSHGADVVLDLPVTLEGLRQILMESKEK from the coding sequence ATGTTAAATAAGAAGCTCTCCGGCTTGTTGAAAGAGCAAATTACTTTCAAAGTGCTTCTGCTTTGCCTAATCTTTTTTATGGCTTTTGCGGTTATTTTTGTGGTGGACCGGGTACAGTTGAATACTCTGGACCGTTATGATCGCGAAATTAGTAATCAGCAGGCCCGGTCCGAGCTGGGTAAGGCGATTATGCATCGCCTGCTTATGATCGAGCTTGGAGTGGCGAGGATGCTGGATACAACCGATCTGCGTAAGGTTGAAGTTATTAATTCTGATATCAACCATAGCCTGAGCAAGCTTGGTGATACTCTGACTGTCCTTCAAAGCGGAGGCACTTTTAAGAACAGTTTTCCGGCTAATTTTTATGATAAAGACAAAGTTGATGAGCAGATTACTTTTCACAGGGAGAAAGGGGCCGGATATGCCATGGAGGTTATTGATCTTAATCCCAAGGTCTTTGAGCTGGAAGAGGCAATTGCCGGCATTTATTCCGCCTTGCGGAAAATGCTGAGTGAGAAAGAGCAGCCTTTACATGAAAAAGTTCATGATGCGCTGGATTTCAGGGCTATGCAGATTGCCGCGCTCATTCTCCGGGCCAGAGAATCATCCAGTAAGATTTTCCATGAAACTCAGATTGAAATAGAGCGTCTTGATTTATTAAAAAAGCAGGCCTCAAGCAGGATGAACAGCACAAGGATTGCTGTGCTGGCTTTTACCCTTCCGGTTTGTTTGTTTCTCTTTTTTAGGATTCTTTTTAATATCCGGTCTATTCTGGATGATCGTGAAGCAAAGTCCCGCAACCTTGAAGAGGCTAAGTTGGCTATTGAAACCATCCTTGATTCAATTCCTGTGGGGATGGCTATTGTCAATGAACGCAGGGAAGTTATTAAAGTCAACTCTGAGGCATTGCGTCTTTTTGAGGCAGATTCTGTGGATAAGGTGCTGGGAACCCGTTGCGATAAAGTTTTTTGCCTTTCGTCTGAAGACTCCTGTCCGTTTATTTGTGAATTTGAAGGTCCTTATGTCAATGAAGTGGAGATCAAAACCGCCACAGGTCGTAAGATAACGGTCTTAAAGAATGCTGCATATATCACTCTTTCCGGGGAGCGGCTTATTCTTGAGGCTTTTATGGATATCAGCCAGCGAATTGAAATGGAAAAACGGCTCAAGGATCAGCAGGACTATACCAATGCTGTTTTGCAGGGAGTACAGGCCGGGGTTGTAGTTATTGCGTCCAGCACCCACACGATTGTGGATATGAACGAGACCGCAGCCCGGATTATCGGCGTGAACAGGGAAGATGCTTTGGGAGCGGTATGTCATAAATATATATGTCCGGCAGAAGTTGGTAAATGCCCGGTTACTGATCTTGGACAGGGAATTGACCATGCCGTGCGCAGGCTTGCCAACGGGAAATCTGTTTTGAAAACCGTTGTGCCGTTTAAAAGAGGCGGAGATAGTTTTCTATTGGAGAGTTTTGTGGATGTCACAGATCGGATTTCGGCTGAAGAACAGCTTAAAAATGCGCTCAAGTCTGCAGATTCCGTAAGCAAGGCAAAAACCGAGTTCCTTTCCCGCATGAGTCATGAATTGAGGACTCCGCTTAATGCTATTGTCGGATTTTCTGATATAGTGTTGAGCTGCGAGGATGATGAAGTTACCAGCAAGATACGTTCCCATGTAAAGCATATCGCTGCTGCCGGGCAGCATTTGTTGAAGATGATAACTGAAGTCCTCGATTTTTCGATGATTGAGTCCGGCAATATTGCAATCTGTCTTGAGCCTGTTACTGCGGGTGAGATTATTCAAGAGTCGACTGTGCTTCTGGAGCAGCAGGCCTTGGAGTGCGGAGTGGCAATACATGTCGACTCCAGTGTGGAAGATTTGCCTGAACTTAATGTCGACAGGACTCGGTTTAAGCAGGTTTTAATTAATCTTCTTTCTAATGGGATTAAATATAACCATGAGGGGGGAAAGGTCGAAATCTCCGGTGTTGTCCGTGGTAATGAGGTCCTGTTGGCAGTTGCTGATACCGGGATTGGTATTCCGGAAAGCAGGCACGAGGATCTTTTTAAGCCGTTCAGTCGCTTTTCGGATAAGGAATTTGAAATTGAGGGAACCGGTATAGGGCTGGCAATTTCCCGGCAGTTGATTGAAGCCATGGGTGGAAGTATTATTTTTTCCAGCCTTGAAGGCAGGGGTACTACTTTTACAGTTACAATTCCTGTTCTTGTTGCCGGGATTGATGATATTGTCTTTGAGCCTGATGTTATTGATTCTGAAGATGATTTACCTACGATTTTGTTCATTGAAGACGATACCGCCACTCTTGAAGAGTTCCGGGGGCTTGTTTCCGGTTGGGGGGGCTGCGCGCTCATTGTTCGCAAAACAATCGCAAAAGGGATGCGGGCAGTTTCTTTACTTCGCCCGGATGTGGTGATTGTCAGTGAAGAATTGGCCGGGGAATTTGTTGAAGGAATAATTGCAGAAATTCGTGAGCAAGGTTCAGGGGAATGGGCTCCGTTTATTGCTCTGCTGGGTAGCGGTAGTTCTCATGGAGCTGATGTTGTTCTGGACTTGCCTGTAACTCTTGAGGGATTACGGCAGATTTTGATGGAAAGTAAGGAAAAATAG